The following proteins are co-located in the Telopea speciosissima isolate NSW1024214 ecotype Mountain lineage chromosome 9, Tspe_v1, whole genome shotgun sequence genome:
- the LOC122638631 gene encoding uncharacterized protein LOC122638631 encodes MSSFKILLSICACISIFQVHARSFSPCFSSHPCCEELQLTVEQVIELPKEGPYSNGEARAGCRRVIRKLDPSDHLEGTSALDQAKDSRVATQATIRWRQMGNDEKMMVVQAEMKRVNQLPVSSSYATHRKRVLNKVLQLMSIQRSKTQEEELELLFAGLSL; translated from the exons ATGTCCTCCTTCAAGATCCTGCTGTCCATTTGCGCCTGTATCTCCATCTTCCAAGTCCATGCTAGATCCTTCAGTCCCTGCTTTTCCTCTCACCCATGTTGCGAAGAACTGCAGCTGACAGTGGAACAAGTCATTGAGCTCCCAAAAGAAGGGCCATACAGTAATGGAGAAGCACGAGCAGGATGTAGAAG GGTTATTAGAAAACTGGATCCATCGGATCATCTTGAGGGCACTAGTGCCCTTGATCAGGCTAAAGACAGTAGAGTTGCTACTCAGGCTACAATTCGATGGAGGCAAATGGGGAATGATGAGAAGATGATGGTAGTTCAAGCAGAAATGAAGAGAGTGAACCAACTTCCTGTAAGCAGCAGCTATGCAACACATCGTAAGCGAGTTCTCAACAAAGTATTGCAACTTATGTCCATTCAG AGGTCTAAAACACAGGAGGAAGAGTTGGAGCTGCTTTTTGCTGGCTTATCTCTCTGA